The genomic region TTGCACAGATCCGTATATCACTACATTTAAAcactcacaaaatatttttttaacaatgcgATGTCTTCTCGATGAACGTTGTGAGatagactaaatttaaaattaagttttttctcTCTGGATCGTAACTAATGccatctattttaattttttaatattaaaacagtaaaCCATTTTTGTAAATCATGCTGCTATCTGTAGGGCTATTAAGAATTGGTAGTATTCCTGACTATACGGCCTTACCCGCCGGACGGTCTTCCCCGAATTGACCTTATtaagtttttagtatttttttttttttttagtagccTGTTCCATCAAAACTGCAGTACCCATCTCAGTAGATATTTCAGTGGATGTGGATGCACTAATAGACATATCATCTGTAACAACaagaattatgttataatttttctttacaagtaatatttttataaagtcttGAGATGTGATTCATGGTACAAATATACTGGTTATAAGCTATCTGTGTGCCAAATGTCATccaaactaaaatacaaatcttttgtctttataatattaatatatataattaaggagtGATATAAGTACACCACTGAATGTACTATAAGTTACCTACATCTTGTATAGCATGCATTGAAATCTATTCTTGCATTTCTATTGCTAAGATCAATAAAGAAGAATTTTTTATAGAGttgagttaaattaataaattgttttgattcTCTAATTATGTGAATgactgataataatatattgataagtaTGTCAACCGACTCTCACCTTTCTTAATATACAGAGCTGGAATAGCATTTCTTGTTAACCTGTTGCTTGgtgatatgtaataattttcaataggtTTATTGTATACTCTGATTTGGTTATAGATGTACATATTTCCTTTTTCTGTTGTGTCATTCTCTAACACTGCTTTCCAGATTTCAAACCTTTCTACATCGTTTTGAGGCTTAGGGAAATGATTCAGTGGacctgaaatttaatatttttattaaagccaGATAGTTTAGTTAAACatgataaaattcataataccTACATGCCAAGtatactgaaataaatttacaaaaacaataagataaaatatttaatggaatacTTGAGAATCAAAGGCAATCGGCCCTTATTTAGTCATTAGTTTATACAAACCACTTTAGAAAAAACAtcgactaaatatataaaaataggaaaGGCGGAAAGTTTCTAAATATAATGACAGGACAAGAGCAATCGTCCTTTGCacgtgttaataatttttaatatattacttacctTCTGCGTCACACCCAAAATAACAGTTAGATCATGGGCTTTTCGGTATCTTCGCCATCATCATCAGTCTAAAATCTTTGCCGGGGTTGGTCAAGTGAGTAAGAGTccgaaaaaaatagtcaaataTCAAAGAAAGCACCACTATCAGAGTCCATAAAACACGCcaaggtaaaaataaaagtgaaaatgtaTATCAAAGCAGAGAAAACAACGCACGCACAAAACAAGAACGAACTCgacaagaataattttaatttcaaacttttcTAACGTTCATAGTTTTGAACTTCAACAGATCACATAGTACTGCCATTGTAAAATAGTGATctcgaataaatttattcatagtaTAATTGTACAATgactttgattttactttataaacaattttttaatattgattttgtcaattttgatatttaaaatgtaataataataattaaagatcaGGCTCTGTAGCGACATCTAGTGTAGTTTAAGCGTTTTTATGTGGCTTAGACGACACGCCTTGTATATTAGATGGTGCTAGtttccatacaaatattttttgctatctTTTGTACTTCACTGTCACCCCCATGGCCCCGAGTAAGTTAAACTAAATTCTGCAATTCATAGATATAACGCGAGAACAGGTACGCTTATATGAAGATCATCTGTCGCGCTCTTACAATTCATACGAAATGAAGATACGAAATTGAGTCTTCGTCATTGGttgaaaaatctaatatttaatttgtaatctaatttctaaaatattttggactttattgtataacttttaattggctgaatgttatttttttatcattttcaaattgtattagtatttatttatttgggcgaacaaattgtaaatatgcactgtaataatatttattggttaattttatttaagtttttgtatatacactgacacatttttaaataaattaattcggaTCCGACAAGCAagcaagttttattttacacttgTTTGTAAAGTAACTACAAGTAAGCTAGGGACCAGTACCCCTACATTGGTACCTatagtataaaaacaattagtatgtttatttgatttattttagagATATACCAACGCGGTGTCGGTAAAATCGAAAAATCAACAAGatcttgtttgttttaataaaactaagatatgataaaaatattcaattaatacaaATGCTAGAATTTGtagttattttacttataaattcatagtttataaaatattaaattaaggatgttatttttttactgtaatggttgattaatattttataaatctgagTATTAACGATTATAATCTAAACcgacaaattatatatatacatatgtatatatattgtcacAATTTAAGTGAATTATTACATAATGGAAGAAAGGaattaatatctaattttattcattaaattttaaataaaatattttttaaggctccttattaattaaaataaattagttaaataaaaaagtatgtacgttatttcatattaatttagttctaatagttaaatactttaaaaaggcttgattgattaatttaaaaaaagcaaaataaaaaataatttgttctacttaaaatatttgtttgattaataaacctttaatatttataatgcatatttaacatattatcgTGACTCGTTGAGACGTACGTTACACCACGTCGTTAAAAGTAATGGATGTttgctaattaattaaattatacaataataagtaattcaaagttatattaattggTTCAAATGTTGCTGTCACGTGTTGAAATTGATATCCGTCTAAGGCTCGATAACATTAGGTAAGGCATGTTTCACGACTCCTGAGCGGGGGCTTGAGAATTTGTTTCTAAACAAAACCTAAATTCTATGGGCATGAGCAAAGAATTCCTAAATAAACTACAaccatattttaagttttactaaataatttgtaCTCATTGAGCTGTACCTAATATTAATGAATCCCCACTATTTTAGTAATTTGAAGTAATGAATGATCAATTATAACTGAAAAGTGATTTATGACGAATTAACCTTACGAGTTACGattcaaaatagttttaattctacatatgtataatgtacaatgtacataagCTTAGATAAATTTttctacttataaaaataataattaagaggtAGGTATATGGGAATTATGGGATGTACTATAATGATAAATACTATAAGTTGCTTATCATTGCGATGTTCTGTGAGTAACACGAGCCTAGCAACTTGGCTAAATTTATAGTATAACGTATAAGAACAGAATATTAGTCTTGACTACAAATATACAAAACCCAAGTCCTGACAAGTTTAGACTTACATAATTACCACCTATATAATGATAATTGTATAAACTTGTGCTACATTACTTACAAAACGTTGTGTAGCGAATATTTAGTTGAACACTGATTTCTCCCTCTTTCTATCAtggatttgacattcgaaagaagaagacaatcattgtttaactaatcgcACCCTACACAACATTCGTAATAGGTAAGTGAATTAAAAGGCATACTGGAAACagtggtataaaatatattcaacaaagCATTGTGATGtcccgcgcccgcgccccggACGCGACATCTGTATCAACGGCGGATGCTGCACGCTGAAGACTTGGCACGCTGAATTTTCTTCAGCAATATCTGTAACATAAGACATCAGTGTAATTTTGCTTAAATTCACTACAACGAATAATTCTGGTCGTGTAAATAAGTtgaaaaacaattcaaaaattGATGATGATACCTTTATGACTACGAGTAACTGTGCAGGAAATAGTATGTTGCAAAAATCGTGAGTAAAACACAGGTGCATTATTTTTGCCTTTACTCTGAACGTTATCAATCTAATATCTCGGCGAACCACTGCTTTGAGCcgagttttatgtattttatatgatataggtaggcacGCAAGTGACTATGGGCCACCTGTCCCCACCACCTATAGATAATggaacgctgtaagaaatattaaccattccttacatcgccaatgtttcaccaaccttaggaactaagatgttatgtctcttgtgcctgtagttacactggctcaatcatccttcaaaccggaacacaacaatactgagtactgctgtttggcagtagaatatctgatgagtggttggtacctacccagacgggctggcacagagccctaccaccaagtaaatatataaatcataagtaaaattaaatttattgaccCGGATGAACTAGCAAATAATTTTTCAACGACAGTGATAAGACCTTACTCGGTACTTGCGGCAACTGGAGCTACTAGAAACGATAGCtgcaattcataaattattatgtgattcAGTGACGTAGCAATCATAGAAAAAGGCGatgcacaaaatatttatcacaagTGAAAACACGTCACCACACGTCACCAAATCGCAGTACATCTACTTATTCACTTTCAAATAGTTTCGTTTCTTGAAACTGTGATGCTGTGAAGAGTAACATGATTACATAGTTCGACTATTTCATTTTTTGGCATACAGAAATACATAAGGctgtttaaatgtaatataatacaattgttaaaattacattattcaaATCGAATGTGTACcatagattaaataaacaatcattACAGTAAGAAAACAGCTTCTTTTTTTTGTAGGGAAGCAGACGAGCAAACAGGCCAAcgaatggtaagtggtcaccacgttctaatatattataactagcgacccgcccggcttctcacgggtgcaatactgatactaaatatactacagaatgtcattatatacaaattcacagctttttgtcattagacaatacaaaccgctatgtccttgcattttaaatctataatatcttcgagaatatgcatttaaattacatgatttacagggccatattgatctgtatgaaatgcacaatgtatttaaggtattttaatgGATAAggattatttatctttttggtagacctttttaagatgtacaatactgtaacacattatttttatctatctacAGGATAGATCAAAATAgcggttcagccagcgtttccgtgtaagcgcaaaaaacgtgtttatttacgacatcacattaaaaacctctaaaattatgatcagtgtttctctactatattgtacttatattatacatataaacctgcctcttgaatcactttattaaaataaaagcatcaaaatccgttgtgtaattttaaagatctaagcaaacACAGGGGCATatagactttgttttatactatgtaatgatgatatgTTCCTTCCTTCTCTAATTACATCGACTCACTCGTCCATGTAATTCGTGAAGTCACATTAATACACAATTGTAGTttgtagaataattaataacggCTGATGGCCGATACCTATCCAAGCGATACATAGACCAACctaatatatacctaaataaatatttaaaatttcttttgtaTGCAAAACATTAACAATTACAAGATAATTCACAAtacctaaattatatatatagtctacTCTACAATAatgcctattttaaataaagtaaaaaaaattaatcgctAAAACTTTCAAGCTATTCCACTCGaactctatataatataaatgatattccTATTAGCAGCGCTCATAAAGTCGAATTAAAGTTAAGATTCCTGCTCATAAATTATAGCAATTATTCACAATAgtcttgaaattatattattaaaaatatagactaaagaaacagttaaatgtttcaatatctttgtaaataaaactcatttaatTGGTTATCAACTAGAATATGGATCAAAATTTCTCCAATTCTATTTTAAGAAGTTattatttcaaagattttttttttgttaactgcCCTTCGTCCTTGTCGTTAACTGACAATATACTTTAGagcaaagaatattttgaaatttaattgagtttgtttcctcaaccataccgatcaatctctttcgtgtcttctccatcctacgtgacgttggcgaaataatctgagccctgaattgaattgaatattttgaatCGAAATTTGAAGACATGAACGAATGAACCGTAAGATAGTTAATAATTCGCCCACTGGCACTGTAAGAATAACCGCTAAGTAGCCACTTAATACAAAGTTACTATGAGGTTTTTGTTTTGTGCCTGTAATATCACTGggcagtcacccttcaaaccgaaactaTAATGTAATAAGAATGGAATATGTACCATGTTGTCATGATCTATTTTCCTCTGCTGCATCTTCCTGTGTACAGCGGCCGGGGGCAACGGACGTCGAGGAGGCTGTTCCCGGTTTGGTATCGAAGATTTTTTCTTATTCCTCGCACTCAAGATCTTATTTAAAAGTATGTGGTTATGTCGTTCTATTTCTCGTAGTCTTTCGTTTGTGAATGACATGTTAATATGGCGTGTCGGCGGTACTGATATTGAACTGAAAATTGTAATTCaaggacattttttttacttagacACAAATCCATCTACATCTTTCATTTGTACTAGAAATagtaatctaaaatataatccAATCCATAATCCCCTAATTGGTGCTATTAATTAGACTTTCAACGAGACATACCctttatatgatatgataattaaatgatattgatTGGTCATATGATCTTTAATAAAAGCCAACCATGGTaaaaaatttgatattaaaaagacaaagtactaaaactatttatttatatgaaaaaaaattatgtcaaaaatataagatGTCGAACAATATGGTCAGTAAGTTTTTTTAGTGAGTTGTATTTAATctgatcaaataaataaatcaatactgtatatggtgcactatttgtatataaatttatgctTAATAAACTCTCACCCATAATCAGTGGATCTGCCAGAAACAGAAGGAGGTTTATGTGTAGACATTGATGACTGactttttgataatttaacCGATCTTCTATTGTCATCTCTTTCATCTGGGCTatcgtttaaaataatcttactttTCTGTTCTATCTCTGTGTCACTACCTTCCTCTTCAAATTCATCTGAATAATGTATATCGTCATTATCATTATCTTTTTCACCATTCTCATTATCACTTCCTGATTCTTCGTACACACAAGTTTCAACACATATATTAGGTGGCCGTTTAACAGCATCAACTATGCAACCCATTTCAGACAATTCTTTTGATAATTCATCAACCTCGTTATTGTTCTCCTCCTGGTAAAActgtttacatttcattttattagaaTCACCTGCGGAAAACTCTGTGTCTAAGTACCCGCTGATATTCTCTAAGTTCTCGCCAAGTGACATTGTGTAAGCGTGCCACTAAGTCTAATATGCCAGTCAGCAgctaaaaaatagaataaaaatgtgcataatttattattgtgtattatttaattgtgtccTTACCATAATTACACGTCAATAATTGGTATTGATCAAAAATACAACTTACTAGTTCGTTTTTCTATGCCAATATCGTAAGAAGCATCATTACAATCTAaagatcattaaaataaattgtaatcatattaaaactaCAGAATTATACTTACTAccagattttgtttttattttatatcaatattaatttcctTTTGAAGTACTTGTAAAAAAACCACTAGCTTCTGATGTAGATAAATCTTGAAGTAATTAAAACGCAAATACGAAACTACCAACAAAAACGAAAAACTCGTAaaagtataataacattttattatgatgtcaaactatttttgtttttagaatcTTAAAATTACCAAAGGAAATCAATCAAAAACTGACAGGTTTTATAAAGGACACCTAAAATCCTCTTCgaataacaattatttcataCCGTTTTCAATATTGAACAAATAgacaattgataaaaaaatcaatagcaAACGTAACAACAACCAAACAAATATCGCGCCATTTGGTCGTTGACCGTTCAAGTCGTTCGAGTTGTCATTCTGTTGCAGTGCTACCGAAGGAAAAATTgttctattacaaaataatatttattttaagtcataTGTATGTAAAGTCATACTTCCACctcatataaagttttttttttaataatctttaatgtaaatataaatttaaaaattagatactgatattttaaaatgaagttaGATTTCaagttttcttaaaaatatgggAATTTTCAATTATTGACAACACTAGTTTAATATCATTCTACTCCTTCAATCATTAGTTCAATCGAGTACGTTTCATTACACGCGACAGCGAATGAGTGGAATTTGACAATATgggatatatttttgttaaaatttgattttactttCGTTGCATTACATTgcatataatttcaaaaaatcgagttttatttatttgaattagaaaATAGTAAAACAAAGCTCTAATTTTTATGTTAGCTCATTATTTGTGTAAGTCACAATAGAGTGTTCGCCCAGCTGGTCCTGTTGTCATTATTGACAATCAATTCACAAATTCATTCACCAGTCATTCATAAACGTAGaagaaagaaaatatctttGAATGGGCAGAGAAAATTAATAgtgtaaaataatgatttctcGTTAAAATTTGCGTCTAATATTTTGCTATATACAAAAACTTCAATATGGTAACTATAATAAAGAATCAACTGCTGAAACATCTATCGAGGTACGCTGTTGGacgtgtattttaatatataaaagaaatatattaatccaaactctaatttaataaaataacaatgtgtTCACACtatatatttagaaacaaatatacatttaaattatataaagtttcaCCTTCACTTACCCTTTTCAAATAACTATTAACTGTGTTTTTTATTCTACTTATAAATGTACCAAAAAGTTTGTTTCGAAAAAATCCTCAggtttaaaaagataaaaatgcaagaataatacgaaataatagATGATACAAAAACTGAATTGaagtatatataacaatagtaaaatataaatagtgctTCATTttcttaaactttaataattacaGTGATAGAATATTCttcacatatttataaataattgtatattaaatttaggtACACAAAGAATTTATCACCAGAGCAGATCTCTCTCTCAGCTCTAAGAGGGTCTGGCGAGCTGCAAGATCTAACACTAGATGAAGATTTGTTAACTGATTTGCTGGAACTTCCTGGCTGGGTGCGGTTGACCTCAGCGAGATGCAACCGAGCGTCATTCAGGATACAGTGGACCAAACTTAAAACAGTTCCTATTGTATTGGTgagaaatcattaataattaattatatataatatccataGAATAAAAGCTATACCAATCAAATAAGGAGTAAAACTGAACAAATACtacatttacgtattccatgagATTTGCAAAGAGCTGTgctatataaatacaaacaggtctgtatagatatattgtaattcatatattaaCAACAACATAATTctactaaactatttatatttatttgaattttactttGAAAGTTAACAGATTAAAACTCAGATGAATGGATCTGTAATATCATAGAgcattcaagatctcgaccaatgatgatTATCATGTCACTGCaatgtcaaaattgtttatttatctatttacaatttgaataatctataagcattattattataaaagataataactacagttcaatgaaatgaaatatgttatcatacaatttaatatttttattaaataggcttataaataaattgataatgttttaaattttctacaaataaatagatatgtattgataaaatatactatatcttataatacgataagtattatatataattagtgtgTCTTCTTCACATGAAACATTTGTGATGAAATATTCAACAAGTCTAAATTTGTCATGACAATCAATATTTGCAAGTAACAATGAGTAAAGCACGCTCAATACACAATAGAATAGCTGTTATATTACAACAATCACTAGTGTGATTGTGATATTCAATACAATTgtcttatttttgttatataaataataaagttggttttttttttctattcactATTTACATAAACAAGTTAATAGTGTTTCACTAATATGGATTCAAGTTAATAACtctaataattagttatttaaaatttaattagctttttaaactcataatcatttttactaaaatataatgaagATAAAGGAAAAGGTATTGATATGAGGAAAACATCATTGGTATATTcgtcataatatacataaaactgttgagtttatttatttgtttaaacccAATGATATCAGGTGCAGTTCaataggaaaataaaattttgtgctTGATAGCCAATTTAGAGAAAGTTtgacttttataaaatcatGCTAAGACCCACGGGGTGGTACCCACAATAAGTTcacttagatttatttaattctccTGTGATTTTTTCATGATTATGAAACATATTGTTGAGGTATAGGAATGGATTGGAGGCATATTTTGTACGCAATAaggataaaatagataaaatagtcTAGCACTTAAATAATACTATGGTATAAGGTACATGTTTGTacggctttgttcaagcccatctgagtaggtaccacgtGGTCCACTCATTATAAATTCTACCGCTAAGAGGCAATTATTCTTCACGTTCCAGttttaaggatgagtgagccattgtCAATGTAGTTAAACTGGCCCACCCTTCAAGGGAcattatatcttagttcccaatgttagtgatgcattggtaatgtaagtaAGTGGTTTAAATTTGTTATGGTGACAATGTCTATAGGCGTCAGTGACCACTTAGAGCCATTTGCACATCCACCtacgtttttcatttaaaaatacatcatgTTCATTAACTTACTCCTAATCAAACTATATGGGGGGTGGTGTAGTATAAactgcataaaaatatttctgactTTAACGACAGTCTGTGGGTCTGAATTAAAACCTACTTGGGAATGCTTTTCCGGGTGGGTGGGTAATGTGGTCGATGTAAAACAACAAATGAACACCAACAGACAACATTGTATTCAATCAAACGGTTAGTTATAGACTGGTGATGTATGTTACCTTTCATAAGAAAATGCTAATTTCTTATCTTTAAACTTCCGTGTTATATTTGTATGCTACGTAAACTATTCCGCGATAAGATATATTGCGTTCCACTTACTAATACGATGTTTAATTAATGCTAACGTTTGCCTACAGGTTTGTGCCACACTAAATATTTATCCAAAAGTTAAACAATACCATGAAAATTAAACAGAagttgtgtttaatttaacttagttAAGGTGAAGTCATAGTAAATTTACAGTTGTTGCTAGTATGCGAGGTATTtttgaatacttattttattacattttatatattctattgatACAAATCATACTTTATAAGGATTGCGAATcggaaaaaatttaataatcatttcagGCAGTCTTAAATATTCTATTCTTTATTGTTTATTCAtgtaggctcataaaaacacttcGTCATGatacagtgttaaattaaatgttaaattaaatgttaaacctaccactggttcggaaagtgGTTTgaactgagaagaactggcaataaactcaatagttactcgtttccaacattttaattacagattatcaattaatttatatacatatattctgcCTAGAATATTAGATAtccttgtattgagtaatatgccttatttaactttttttttatttagctttaaattttttaataggcttagttaaaaataactgtaaaatcttattatagaaacaataACCTTGCCCCAGGAAGAATGTACTAACTTTGTCCGACCCGAAGTCGGAAACTGAGTGTtgttaatttacatttcaacCTCGAGTCATTGTATACAATGATAGTCAccgtttcattaataaaaatctatattactGTAAATATACGAAAACGATTAAACTCatgtcattaatataaattaccatagttttaaagtttagaatttttcatgtattttttttgagtAAACGCATTCTCGTGATATGctacaaaaataaactgataAAGATGTATTGGTACTGCAAATTACCCACACTCATCCATACACAGACAcatatgtgtgtttgtgtatatatatatatatatatatatacatacacatacatacatagagaGGAGAAAATATTGATTGCAATATCCGTTAGTAAATAACGTAGGTATACAAAAGTTGATTCACTAATTATATGTACATTGAAACTCATGCTTGCATGTTTAGCATAAAGCGCTTAAAATTAGACGTTCGTGTTCGTAAGTAAAATAATCAagtataaaatgattttgttgttacaaattatattttttcattggtGCCAATAGTACTAGTGCCAATATTTTACTGGTTATAACGCCATTGTCACGTAGAATAGAGGAAACACGAAGATTTATTATCGGAGTGTGTTcgaaacataatatttcaaagtGACTCAACAAAAGCTGAATGGCGTGATACTTTTAGTGTTTTTTGTTGTTTCgatttcatagattttttttaatcgtgatTTCATAAATCTAAGATGCTATTTAGATCTTATGTTGAAAGAACTACCGATTCGTAgttgaaataagaatttatgttatttttggtatattttattattttactttagacttgattgtacaccacaaagagtaaaaaaaaaacaaaa from Vanessa tameamea isolate UH-Manoa-2023 chromosome 22, ilVanTame1 primary haplotype, whole genome shotgun sequence harbors:
- the LOC113398141 gene encoding cilia- and flagella-associated protein 97-like, yielding MSLGENLENISGYLDTEFSAGDSNKMKCKQFYQEENNNEVDELSKELSEMGCIVDAVKRPPNICVETCVYEESGSDNENGEKDNDNDDIHYSDEFEEEGSDTEIEQKSKIILNDSPDERDDNRRSVKLSKSQSSMSTHKPPSVSGRSTDYGSISVPPTRHINMSFTNERLREIERHNHILLNKILSARNKKKSSIPNREQPPRRPLPPAAVHRKMQQRKIDHDNMILLKKIQRAKSSACSIRR